The following is a genomic window from Aphis gossypii isolate Hap1 chromosome X, ASM2018417v2, whole genome shotgun sequence.
tacattatcGTCCAAACTATAACACGCActgcaaattatttaaaaaaaatttagtgaacctatttttatcaataccgCCATCAGTCATCACACTGAGAAAATGTTGTGTGTAAGTACttctgaacataataatatcatcatgacggttattatatattatatatatttcttaaacttattacaaaaataatttagtatgtcGTACTCGACCTGAAAGACGTTTGCCACCCATCGGTCTATGCGAAATTCAAATTGAACCTAAACAGTCGATAGTCGACGGCGATTAACaatcaattatcataaatgtCTAGTCAAAAATCGTATTGTGTCAACCGTTCCACTGcgtaatgaatgtatttttcattttcgtataagatattatttgttggaaaaattataaaagtcaaAATGTCTATTTTTTACACGATTAAAAGTTACACGATCTATTATAGGTCAACAAAATCgggaattatattttttcttttctttttttttttcgtgttttATACCGctacaatattatctaaactCTAATGATGacacgtaatatattatcgaaCAATAATAACACGAAGTAAGGAAAAAACAAGTGGCGTACGGTATAGATAATAACGTCGTTGTGGTtgtttacctacataatatactgattGGCGATTGCACCGAGGCTATAGATCGATGTTTTCGCGTACGTTTTAGCTGCGGTTCGTTTAAACGGGTGTatctataaaatctaaatgggTACCTACATcaattaacaaattcaaacaCTGCAATTATTTCAGACGGTTATGCGTTATTCCATTCAAGAGCATTACCCTTGAGAAAACAATTTGCGGTAAGCTCGTTTTCCGCATGATATTCGCATACGTTCCGAcgataatattacatgttatAAACAAACTACTACGAACCAAAGAAAATAATCGCGACGATGGCCAAACAAAtgcgcataaaataatgatttaaaatataattatctaattatattttatactcgtaataatatgatatacattttaacaaattgtgtacctatgcaatataatatatattattataatatttatatcatatctaataatatatacgcacaCACCAACGAaagattatagtataataaataataattataataatcgaaaAACCTATGTAGATAAGTGTGgacattttttatctataaatacaacaaaataattacagaTTTCAGGTTTGCCATGACAAATGTTATACTGCAACGGCACATCgctcatattattaaacgataCAGACTCCCGTGGTTCAGTACCTTTGAAATATTAgtgattgtaataattaacttttattcttgattgtacaaaatattaagatattcaACACGGATTTCTTTAACGATAACAAAAGTTTtaactttcaaaaatatttaaggtcAAAATTTATGAtagaatatattgtaatttgtttttacagtttattttagtTCATTTATACCggttatatatgaataatattattttacaaatagtatatatttttgtgtctaTAAATTAGTGTTGTTGatcgtttaatttaattatttaaatcacctGCGTAGATACATcgttgttacttttttttatataaatattaaagaaatattttttttgttaaattacaaCTTTACGTGAAAAATGTTGCTTATAACTTTTTAGAtttcaatgtaaaaatgttatttagtatttttctcGAATACGAGATTTACGTTTATTCActtatatctttaaaatttggaaataattgaattgagacagcaataatttttaaaaaattggatGAATAGACATGATTCTAAATAGAAGAAAAATCTGTTTTCAGTCATACAGGATACACAATAAGTAAGGTAAGTAATGAGTAAGGATACTTTATTCCAATTATTACCCAtaattacgtatttttttatttcagtacGTCAATGTCTATATAATGTAGAGTGGAGAGTAGAGTATTAAAGCGTTATACCTTTAAGCCCGcgtcaaaaaaattaacgtcATGACGTACTCATGTCTAtcagttttaaacaatacttttttttttttattattaattttctttcaataaaaaaacattacagaTGGATACAGTGCttcgattttaatttctacGAAGTTACGcgtaaaaattagattatttatgatacacctaatatattatattatatagttataactttcATAATAATCCATCATATTCACAATGAAACTTATTAGCTGTCTAAAACATGAATTACCATGtagattttacttaatatatatcacgtatgaaaaattatctaaatttaaatgcaacgCTTATTGGAAATGGCTTGTGAAAAGCATACTATTCGAACAAGAAATACGATTACTTTTAATAGACGGCTCGTTCTGTTGTACGTATCACTTATCACGTAGGACCTAAATCCACATCGTCACaaaatgaaaacttttaaaataattaatttgtcagCAAACtactaaaaatgatataatagttttaaattgtttgacgacggagtataatatatttacctatgtgtaatataatgtagttttGCTTTTCGCATGTAACACGATATTACAGATTTTCGTGTGATTGAAAAGGATGTCCGGGGCGAGCAAAATCGAGTGGGATACTTAGAAACTGAAAGCGGAGGAgcgcaaatattttttagcacaataaaatacacttttaaggttttttttttttacaattcaatTGAAAGCGAAATCAATGGAGGGCGGGACAGTATTACTGAACGTTCGTGTTCGATTTCACTAGAAATACCATATGCTCGAGTTGCAGTGgaattcgtaaaaatattataaaaccttgtacctatagtatttttttttatgtgaataATACCCTCTTATATACCACGGCTATATCATGCATCACAATACAACGTAATATCAGGACACCAGGTACACTGAAATTCATACTAAATACAAGGTACCTAAGCGAAATATGTTATGTAGATCAAAAAATacgattcatttaaaaaaaaatgaataccaaCCATATGgtccatattatatagtcgatTGTAGGCATACCTACAgcttccaaaatattttaaaactgcaCAATCAaccaaatcataaatattataagcgtatttatataatcgttttcgtaatttattatccagctataataatatagtgtataattatagaaatatataaagtattaattatattagttgcCACTTGCAAgttcaaatttcatttttttttcgaattaaaataactgcgaaatatttttagaaaatgtaccATTTACACATTTACATCTGGTACATCTGTGTACCAATCGATAGTTATTTTaacgttatatttatttaattattttcatttttgtggTTCGAAAATCGCAACGTTGTCGTCGGTTGTGGTTTGTTGTGTTTATATtcgatgaatattattatgctatcaATAACTGATATACACAaagcaaatttatttataattttattaatgttcgTCTGGTCTGGCGTCTCGTTTATTGTGTGGCTTTGAAATTTCGATAagattataagtaatttttgagGGCAATTTTGACACAATAACGAATAAGTTTTAACGTAAGTAGTGAGAATTTTAACGCATTAGAGAAATTgaataatgtattcatttctatgtacctatatagatatattttattatactttaaatgaaGTATAGGTTATTAAGCCTTgagaaactattaaaaacattttaatataataatgacatgGATGTCCttgaaaaagtaataaaataataataaaaatacagatgaaacatttattaatatcaatttttagatGACTCACGAGTGTTTTATACGATAGAAATAGAACAGTTGGAGAGCAAAATAATTTCGCTCGGTTTCAATGACGatagcaaaataataacattattttacaattctaTAGTATTGTCGAGTATTCAATGATTTGAGAAAAGAAATTCACAAGTTAACTGAAGAAGAACCCTATGTCATATAATTCCCTTCTCAACACCTCAACAATATAGCACTGATTACACGACTGagtgattactgattatttattaaaaataataataaggtgaCAAATCAATGTCTAGTTAATGACACTTTATCGTATACTAACTACTTATTTAaagcaaatataatttagaattttatgatttacatCACTCGTaagattagtattatttattatgcgtTTTATTCATAAACAGTTTTTCTttgacattttgtattttttacgaaatattgataattccaaaaatttagattttttttttttggaatttcaaGTTGTTAATTCTCAACCTgacattaatatactataaattacacgttgagtcattaataaaaataatagtattctaCTATTCTATGAATCAAATGCATGTtgaataaaacacaaataattatttaaaaaatatattaaaatttgatttacatAATTGTTGACTTcctatttctaataatatacataaatatgtattaatttaaacaataaagttatttttaagaattaattattattatttaagtatatgaaaaacaaatttgtataatattgataatgtataatagttaacgaacctatagttatatatctaattattatagtaaaaaataacaattcaggtacatttttattccaaGTATCCCTATAGTAATCTATACACAGCATACTATCATGTCCatggaatacattttaataaaatagttgaaaatcctgcgtatttaaatttaatatttcaattctgAATAtgaataagtacatattaaacgtatttcaaataattttaaccgtgataattgattaatttaaactaataattaaatttttagattgGTAAATTTTAAGctgtaacaaattatttattgtttgatttaattttttttattttttttaatgtgtattatgttatgtgatttgtgaaaactaataaattggGAAGGTTCCAATAATGTTTTCGTACTTTGTACGTGCTATATTCTAACCAtctaaatctatttataatttgtttaaattatattttataattagtattgtcttttttaactcgttattatatttttacattacaatGGTAAGTAAATCTGCTCAAAAATCAATCtgtacaaataacaaaaattatacttcatCAATTATAATCAAGTAGGTACACTTATAAGTTACAAGGCATATTCCTATACCATAtgagagaaaataaaaacaatttttaaggtATAAATTAGATACCAAACTATGTGTCATTAACGgatgattttataatcatgaaattctgataaaaaaataaaaagattcagaaatcaatatttaattggcAACTCGTCTCATTTGGTTTGCCAATGAAAAATCATTACGAGTTCAGAGTTGCAGAAACGCGCTGTCTAAAAAATCACGGTAcgctcataaaaataataataaattatcatttaaagatgttcaaaatgtttttaatttataatattataggtataagtacCGTTAAGTATACTCGATCAATGGTAGTAGTATCTAATGAGTATGTATgcgtaaataaataagtatttaaatatccaTTTTAGGGAAAGAATTTGATCGCAAgtaattcaaaactaaaacgcaatacaatttaaataaatcgcttttaagatttttttaactattacgaCTTCAATAAGGTATTTTTATGCGGTTAACCTTTTACTATAACATAAGtatatgcattaaatttttaaaataaaaacctgttgagttttaaaattaatcggtGTACCTgcataataatggttttataatactttgcatatattattgtgtatctgtataaatattgagTAATGTTGCCATTGTGAGATAAAGTAGCTTTGATATAGAATATTTGTAACACCTcaaacatataaatgtattaattccCATGAGGATACACTGTTTTtttggtttgaaaaaaaacacaataaattgcATATGACAAAGTATTAAACCCCAAtcagacaatattttatagcacATAGTCACGCTACTGCAGATGTCTGTTTGTACGACTTCTTAGTTTCAACGTTTAAGTACTTACTGCGGgtgattttttaaacagtaaacacttttaatatcttagaaattattaatgtttttaaaatatttttcgtactTGTTTTGTAGCTATTGAaagtaacatttttgaaaaaaatcattattttaccatattttgtatcgtatttttatttttatatttttaatatttttactttttcaaataaagagatacatttttaatttaatattccaatccaaagtagaaaataattacaaattattaccaaCAATCAAACACTTGCCAACGgatggtatatataaataacaatatttcaattttaaattcgaaATTATGTGACGTTTCCTCAATACACCttgaaaaattagtttttaattctcaacgatttttttacaaacgatTTACCAagattgaagaaaaaaaattgataaagcCAATTTTGTGGTGATGTTAAGAAAGTATACCTGAATTCCGTTTCATCATAATGATCGCCTAagttttgatttgaaaaagttttaattgtaCTCGGAATTAACATTGTGTAGCTGAGTAGCTGTATGTTTTCGGCACATAATTCGGACCCAcgagtacaaattattatcctTCTTCGATGATTTCTGGGAAAAAATCACACAAATTGTgtgcataaataatttattcatcgattttaatattattgaaacgcctgtttattattataaagtcaaatttattatacttagtatatgtttttaataggaGTTTGGCCAAAAATGACTTTTTAATTActcaaaattctaattttattattaataatggttGCCTACTATTTCTATTTGCTACCTATGTTGAACAcaattgtataggtaataaataataatgttatataccttatattacaattaattacaatataataattaaattttatatccacacattatattacattacacacataactatatttaaatagttagatgtacattatatattgtaatcaatttattaaactaacaatttcaataatcACGTGTTATTGATACGTCATCGATTTAAACAGGAAGGGcaataaaattttctatgtacaaattttataaattataataataaatagtattgagATTTTTacgatacatataataattaaagaccATGAGtcgtttgtaattttaaaaacatttatttgtcTGAAGTCGCTATATTTGTTGGTTATAGGTAAGAGGCATTTTCTTTtcgaaaatattactaattaaatcTCTTAGTTCGTTGTTGTGCTGTTGTTCAGCCTCGAGCCGTTTTTCCAGCGATATTTTGTGAATGTTTTCAGAATCTATGCTAGTCAATATGTTCATTAAGTCTTTCTTTTCCTTCTGGAGTTGTGCAATACTGTTTTCAGCAATCTGTGCGCACCTCTTACTTTCGGCTAACTCCATTCTAAGCGCATTCATCTTGCTATTGTAGTTTAAAAGCGAAGTTTTCTTTAATGACTCGTTTAGTTTACTGCCCAATGTGATGCCGAACTTTTCCAAATACTGCTTGGCAGAGGCGACGATTTCTGATTCGATTTGTTCAAAATCATCGCCTGCTATTTTTAACGTAGAATTGACTTGAAGTATTACGTCCTCGAGAGTTTTACATTTCTGTTTATCTGTTAATTGTTTCAAACATTGGTAGTAAGCGTTGTTAATGCTAAGCatagaaacaatattttgccAAAAACGTCTAACCacacaaaacaaaacagaaaaaaaaaatataaattattttggttatatatattttaattttatctaactCGGTCAGTCCAGTTTTGAAATCCATATTTTCAGATTTAAACATAGCATGTTTTTCTATCTGCTGTGAGTTTGGATTATCTACCACGTGAGCAGTAAAAACTTCAAACACATGATTTTTCAcctaaaacattttgatttaagcttcaaaaacattacttaagtataatattaattattattatttatatactgttaaaatagataaatgtatgtatgtatatatatatatatatatttatatatataaatatataaataaaattaattttatcagatagtaataagtactaataacatattataatctcaCAATATTTTCGACGTTTTCCACCTGTTTCGTGTCACCttgcatttttatacaatcgtttgatgtacatacatttttacgaGCATTGATAAATGGTTTCTGTTTGGTTTTGAAATCATAACCTTTAGCATTTAGTAAGTTTTCTTGAAACGACCTATGTTTGTCGATTAAAGCTTTTACGTTTGTACGTATTTCAATAGGTTCTCGTTCATGAACCGTGTTGAAACTTTTGTAAGACGCAAACGAATGGTCCGATTCATCTAATATAGGAGATGACAATTCAATACAAGGCATCGATTTTGTACCTTCGATTGTTATATTAGGTCCCGGTTCTGACAtggctaaataattattcgcgTAGATGACACTAggtggtttataatatatcgttttttttaaaaaaaaaatatttctcgcAGTTcgagtacctataatttacatatggctaaatgtattttcgtaaattgtaacaataataataaaataaatttgagttaaataaaatttctaaaatttacaatttaccgtacattataacacattataagTTAGGTGGAATACGTTGTCAACAAACACGTGATTCTGTAGCGTAGCATCCTGAATAgacgaattattaaaaacctagCCAACAGCTATATTTGTAAAAGATTTTCATTCATTTCTAATATTAGGACTTAacactgaaaaaaatttttccatCTACTTGTCCACCTTTGCCAACCTACATCTATAAAACTATGCAAcatttataccatttataacaaaaaagttCGTTTTACCAATCAGGTTTTTAGATTGGGATTATAACGGTGATATGCTATATACATTAACATGTTCTGCGTAAAGAAATGAATTTTATGTACCTGTTctacacctatataataacaagtatAAATGTGCATAGTAATATACAGGGTGGTTCAGTAACCATGTTCATCcccattttttcttttgataacaaatttatccaaattctgatttttggaattcttatttaaaaatacgtattttcaaataattcagATTTTTACCATTTAATGAGTGACCTGTGGCAATacaattttctgtttttaaaatgcgAACATTCCTTTATTACTGTCAATTGTTATACAGGTAATGTTCTTGAAAACGTATATGtatcaaactaaaaatttgaacagtttttaagttattaaattctttaggataattatatatagtctttaaaaatggtttaaaaaaatataaaatagatttaattttgaatctagtttttattatacttaagccattttctaaaattctaaatgtttaaatctCGATAGCCAAACATAGCCCCAATATCTTCCAAATCCGATATTGTAgacatttaatactttaatagtaaCTATACTAACTAGTagatataaaattacctaGCCCGAAAACTACCTAATTATTCAAACTTTGATTTTGacacgtaaaaatatattcagaaaaattatatacactaaATAGGTAGTTTGAAACATGAAAGGAGatttttattcgaaaaacGGGTAGTGAGAAAactttaagaatttaaaactatgGTCTTTTCAGATAGATATTTACTTATAGAATTTTCGATCATCAGGTTTCGAATAGttgcataattaaaaaaataaataaaaaagggtTGACCATACTCGGTGAATCAtcctgtacaatattattgtgactCGGTGAGAGATGTACAGCAGTcgcaacatattattttaaatatttgagtgAGTAGGTACGTTTAccaatgtattaaaatgttatgtaacgCGAAACCCCGCACTGGCGTGTGCACGGAATacgttgttgttttttatttcacccGAACCCGTCCGTTTTCCGTTTCAACGTAAAATTGTTGCAGTTTGACACAGAGCCACGCCGTCGCATTTGTGCTATTAGAACGTGTAGtaagatatacataataatataatacacatatacgtTTGTGTACCGTTTTAACACCGTTTCGAATGTTTCGATACACGTGAAATAGTGGTTTACGTAATGACATCGATGTGGTACGACGTACGTAccttatagtaatattttattgttacaccCGAGAATCTCGTATGAGATGTGCACATAAATAGTCAGGTACTGTACGCAATAGCATTTGTGTACGatatgcatataaatttattattataatattatgtgtg
Proteins encoded in this region:
- the LOC126551772 gene encoding uncharacterized protein LOC126551772 is translated as MSEPGPNITIEGTKSMPCIELSSPILDESDHSFASYKSFNTVHEREPIEIRTNVKALIDKHRSFQENLLNAKGYDFKTKQKPFINARKNVCTSNDCIKMQGDTKQVENVENIVKNHVFEVFTAHVVDNPNSQQIEKHAMFKSENMDFKTGLTERFWQNIVSMLSINNAYYQCLKQLTDKQKCKTLEDVILQVNSTLKIAGDDFEQIESEIVASAKQYLEKFGITLGSKLNESLKKTSLLNYNSKMNALRMELAESKRCAQIAENSIAQLQKEKKDLMNILTSIDSENIHKISLEKRLEAEQQHNNELRDLISNIFEKKMPLTYNQQI